A single region of the Chloroflexota bacterium genome encodes:
- a CDS encoding glycogen debranching N-terminal domain-containing protein — translation MLDRLVLKENDVFAVTDREGNIRALSRDGQGLYCADTRFLSVYEFSIDHVPMQLLSAAGELSFMNNFQFANLPTTMPDDVHVRARALSIRRNRFIDDGLHERFGLQNYSPQKLSLRLRLTFGSDFRDMFDVRGYLQRTERGTFGAPEHSGREIRLRYTGLDGVERTTRIRFDVKPSAVEIREGEDRRPPQRTTPADGEDIDPRVEIDFAAPIAEAAFDVNLEPGQVWSLTVDVVPLIGDGARKSADITSIDASFHRILEEHERWESRSTRIVTDHELLNVLIRRSLHDLRLTINRLPTGLLPVAGIPWFAVPFGRDSCICSLQTLCLNPDIAYGTLRFLASNQGTTLDPWRDEEPGKILHEIRSGEMAALREVPQTPYYGSVDSTPLFICLFAELMKWTDDWSFAQEMRPHLERALEWLRIYGDRDGDGLIEYESHSTRGIHNQGWKDSFDSIAFPDRTLASPPIAVAEVQGYAFGAEVAMAEMYRRWGEPARAARCMASARRTKRAFEDAFWLDEERFYALALDRDKRQVPAIASNPGHCLLTGLVDGERASAVAERLMREDMRCGWGIRTLSSQYPTFNPMSYHNGSIWPHDNSLVAAGLRRAGHAEAAVRVVDEVLNAGFRLPGYRMPELFCGFSRDRRYQSSPAAYPVSCTPQAWAAGAVFLMLQSVIGLEPDLPNRRLTLRPRLLPWLGSIRFENMRLGSRSVSIRVRRDGDAVRCDVTGADDLEVIVQTPEQG, via the coding sequence GTGCTCGACCGCCTCGTCCTCAAGGAGAATGACGTCTTTGCCGTCACAGACAGGGAGGGGAACATTCGTGCGCTGTCGCGCGACGGCCAGGGGCTGTATTGCGCGGACACCCGCTTCCTGAGCGTCTACGAGTTCTCCATCGACCACGTCCCAATGCAGCTTCTCTCCGCGGCGGGAGAGCTGAGCTTCATGAACAACTTCCAGTTCGCGAATCTGCCGACCACCATGCCAGACGACGTGCACGTGCGCGCGCGGGCTCTCAGCATCCGCCGGAATCGGTTCATCGACGATGGGCTCCACGAGCGATTCGGGCTGCAGAACTACAGCCCGCAGAAACTCTCCCTCCGGCTCAGGCTCACGTTCGGGTCCGATTTTCGCGACATGTTCGACGTTCGCGGCTATCTTCAGCGCACGGAGCGGGGCACGTTCGGCGCCCCGGAGCACAGCGGGCGCGAGATCCGTCTCCGCTACACCGGACTCGACGGCGTCGAGCGGACGACACGGATCCGCTTCGACGTGAAGCCGAGCGCGGTCGAGATCCGGGAGGGCGAGGACAGGCGCCCGCCCCAGAGGACAACACCGGCCGACGGGGAGGACATCGATCCACGGGTCGAGATCGACTTCGCGGCCCCCATCGCGGAAGCGGCGTTCGATGTGAACCTGGAGCCGGGTCAGGTTTGGTCGTTGACCGTCGACGTCGTGCCGCTGATCGGCGATGGGGCCCGGAAATCCGCAGACATCACGTCCATCGATGCGTCGTTCCACCGCATCTTGGAGGAGCACGAGCGCTGGGAGTCGCGATCGACCCGGATCGTCACCGACCACGAGCTGCTCAACGTGCTAATCCGCCGGAGCCTTCATGACCTTCGCCTCACGATCAATCGGCTTCCAACGGGATTGCTCCCCGTCGCCGGCATTCCCTGGTTCGCGGTTCCCTTCGGGCGAGATAGCTGCATCTGCTCTCTGCAGACCCTGTGTCTGAACCCCGACATCGCGTACGGAACGCTACGCTTCCTCGCCTCGAATCAGGGTACGACTCTCGATCCCTGGCGGGATGAGGAGCCCGGCAAGATCCTCCACGAAATCCGCAGCGGGGAAATGGCCGCGCTTCGCGAGGTACCCCAGACTCCCTACTACGGCAGTGTCGACTCGACGCCGCTCTTTATCTGTCTCTTCGCCGAGCTGATGAAGTGGACCGACGACTGGTCGTTCGCCCAGGAGATGCGGCCGCATCTCGAGCGGGCGCTGGAGTGGCTCCGCATCTATGGGGACCGCGACGGCGATGGACTGATCGAGTACGAATCGCACTCGACGCGCGGCATCCACAATCAGGGTTGGAAAGATTCCTTCGACTCTATCGCGTTTCCCGACCGGACCCTCGCGTCTCCGCCGATCGCCGTGGCCGAGGTGCAAGGATACGCGTTCGGCGCCGAAGTCGCGATGGCGGAGATGTATCGCCGCTGGGGGGAACCGGCTCGCGCTGCCCGATGCATGGCATCCGCGCGCCGGACCAAGCGGGCGTTCGAAGACGCGTTCTGGCTGGATGAGGAGCGCTTCTACGCCCTCGCGCTCGATAGAGATAAGCGCCAAGTCCCGGCCATTGCGTCCAACCCGGGCCACTGCCTCTTGACCGGACTCGTCGACGGCGAGCGCGCTTCGGCCGTCGCCGAACGCCTCATGCGCGAGGACATGCGCTGCGGATGGGGGATCCGGACGCTCAGCAGCCAGTATCCGACGTTCAACCCCATGAGCTACCACAACGGGTCGATTTGGCCCCACGACAACTCACTGGTCGCCGCCGGATTGCGGCGCGCCGGGCACGCGGAGGCCGCGGTGCGCGTCGTGGACGAGGTGCTGAACGCGGGCTTTCGCCTTCCCGGATACCGCATGCCCGAGCTTTTCTGCGGATTCAGTCGAGACCGGCGTTATCAATCGTCGCCGGCCGCGTACCCGGTTTCATGCACGCCTCAGGCGTGGGCTGCGGGCGCCGTCTTTCTCATGCTCCAGTCCGTGATCGGCCTCGAGCCCGATCTGCCGAATCGCCGTCTCACGCTCCGCCCGCGCCTCCTTCCATGGCTCGGCTCCATTCGCTTCGAGAACATGCGCCTGGGCTCGCGAAGTGTCAGCATTCGCGTGAGACGCGATGGGGACGCGGTCCGCTGTGACGTGACGGGCGCCGACGACCTCGAGGTGATCGTGCAGACCCCCGAGCAAGGGTAG
- a CDS encoding adenylosuccinate synthase — protein MPVVGVVGGQWGDEGKGKVVDLLAGDADVVIRAHGGDNAGHTVVNEQGEFALHLVPAGIFNPRATCIIAPGVALNPAVLIQELDALERRGVSTRSLLVSERAHMVLPYHLLIDQVQEARRGNEAIGTTGRGIGPAYGDKVERIGLRVGDLRDLDGLRQRLRVTAEHKNRLFAVWDRSDRISLSEIEDQCAVYRDRLLPYIGDVAPVVADAVARDASVLLEGAHGTLLDLDHGTYPFATSSSCTVAGLCQGAGIPPRSITHAVGVFKAYSTRVGSGPMPTELLDETGSYLREHAHEFGTTTGRARRCGWFDAVSARYSARINGFDSVAVTRLDILDELSVINLCVSYELDGRRVDSPPSDPALLSRCVPVYEQHPGWLTSLCEVKRFDALPENAARFVRRIEEMVEAPADIVGVGPARSQTISRRSLWDTI, from the coding sequence ATGCCCGTTGTGGGCGTCGTCGGGGGCCAGTGGGGCGACGAAGGAAAGGGAAAGGTCGTCGACCTGCTCGCCGGTGACGCGGACGTCGTCATTCGCGCCCACGGCGGCGACAACGCCGGCCACACAGTCGTGAACGAGCAGGGCGAATTCGCGCTCCACCTCGTGCCCGCGGGCATCTTCAACCCCCGCGCGACCTGCATCATCGCGCCGGGCGTCGCTCTGAATCCGGCTGTCCTGATTCAGGAGCTGGACGCGCTGGAACGCCGTGGGGTGTCGACGCGCAGCCTCCTCGTGTCCGAGCGGGCCCACATGGTGCTTCCCTACCACCTCTTGATCGATCAGGTGCAGGAGGCGCGGCGAGGCAATGAAGCGATCGGGACGACTGGGCGAGGGATTGGCCCCGCCTATGGCGACAAAGTCGAGCGCATCGGCCTGCGCGTCGGCGATTTGCGCGATCTCGACGGCCTTCGCCAGCGCCTGCGCGTCACAGCGGAGCACAAGAACCGGCTGTTTGCGGTGTGGGACCGGAGCGATCGCATCTCCCTCTCCGAGATCGAGGACCAGTGCGCGGTATATCGGGACCGGCTCCTTCCGTACATCGGGGACGTCGCACCCGTCGTTGCCGACGCCGTCGCACGGGACGCCAGCGTGCTGCTCGAGGGCGCCCACGGCACGTTGCTGGACCTCGACCACGGCACCTATCCATTCGCGACCAGCTCCTCGTGCACCGTGGCGGGCCTCTGCCAGGGCGCTGGAATCCCACCGCGCTCCATTACGCACGCGGTGGGCGTCTTCAAGGCGTACTCGACGCGCGTGGGGAGCGGACCCATGCCGACGGAGCTGCTCGACGAGACGGGTAGTTATCTCCGCGAGCACGCCCACGAGTTCGGTACGACGACCGGACGTGCGCGCCGATGCGGCTGGTTCGATGCAGTCTCGGCTCGGTACAGCGCCCGCATCAATGGGTTCGACAGCGTCGCCGTCACGCGCCTCGACATCCTCGACGAGCTGTCCGTCATCAACCTGTGCGTGTCCTACGAGCTGGATGGCCGCCGCGTAGATTCCCCGCCATCTGACCCGGCGCTCCTCAGCCGCTGCGTCCCCGTGTACGAGCAGCACCCCGGCTGGTTGACTTCGCTGTGCGAGGTCAAACGATTCGACGCCCTGCCGGAGAATGCCGCGCGCTTCGTCCGACGCATCGAGGAGATGGTCGAGGCGCCGGCCGACATCGTCGGCGTCGGTCCTGCCCGTAGCCAGACGATAAGCCGCCGTAGCCTGTGGGATACGATATGA
- the rfbB gene encoding dTDP-glucose 4,6-dehydratase, which translates to MKILVTGGAGFIGSNFVRYELAHSDDDIIVLDKLTYAGNLANLQDCDRDPRFAFVQGDIADAETASELVSQVDCVVNFAAESHVDRSILDPSRFITTDVLGPYALLEAARASKVERFLHVSTDEVYGEVPIGSAPETAPLRPRSPYAASKAGGELLVYAYYVTYGLPTLVTRGSNTFGRYQYPEKLIPVVITEALDGRPIPVYGDGRQRRDWLHVDDHCSGIDTVLRKGVPGEAYNIGGGNERFNLDVVCHILDALGRPRSLIQHVPDRPGHDIRYSVDSTKVKGLGWQTPRDFESLLDETIAWYVEREDWWRPLKARPDYVEYFQRNYGERLSASPSRE; encoded by the coding sequence TTGAAGATCCTCGTGACGGGCGGGGCCGGCTTCATCGGGAGTAATTTCGTCCGCTATGAGCTGGCCCATTCCGACGACGACATCATCGTTCTCGATAAGTTGACCTACGCGGGCAATCTCGCGAACCTTCAGGACTGCGACCGGGACCCTCGATTCGCGTTCGTCCAGGGCGACATCGCGGACGCGGAGACTGCCAGCGAGCTCGTGAGCCAGGTGGACTGTGTCGTGAATTTCGCAGCGGAAAGTCACGTCGACCGGTCCATTCTGGACCCCTCGCGTTTCATCACGACGGACGTGCTCGGCCCATATGCGCTGCTCGAAGCGGCGCGCGCCTCGAAAGTGGAGCGCTTCCTGCACGTGAGCACCGACGAGGTCTATGGCGAGGTTCCGATCGGCTCCGCGCCGGAAACGGCGCCCCTGCGGCCACGCAGCCCCTACGCGGCGAGCAAAGCGGGCGGCGAGCTGCTGGTGTATGCCTACTACGTGACCTATGGTCTTCCCACGCTCGTCACCCGGGGGTCGAACACCTTCGGGCGGTACCAGTATCCGGAGAAGCTCATCCCGGTCGTCATCACTGAGGCGTTGGACGGGCGGCCGATCCCCGTGTACGGCGACGGGCGCCAGCGTCGCGACTGGCTTCACGTGGACGACCACTGCTCCGGGATCGACACGGTGCTGCGAAAGGGTGTCCCGGGCGAGGCATACAACATCGGCGGTGGCAACGAGCGCTTCAACCTCGACGTGGTGTGTCACATCCTCGACGCGCTCGGGCGCCCGCGCTCGCTGATACAGCACGTACCGGATCGCCCCGGGCACGACATTCGCTACTCGGTGGACTCGACGAAGGTCAAAGGGCTGGGGTGGCAGACGCCGCGCGATTTCGAGTCACTCCTGGACGAGACCATCGCGTGGTACGTGGAGCGCGAGGACTGGTGGCGCCCGCTCAAGGCGCGTCCCGATTATGTGGAATACTTCCAGCGCAACTACGGCGAGCGACTGTCCGCGTCGCCATCACGCGAATAG
- a CDS encoding sugar phosphate nucleotidyltransferase, whose translation MTEVKGVVLAGGSGSRLYPLTRITNKHLLPIYDKPMIFYPIQTLVRAGIRDIMVVTGGNNAGDFLRLLGNGRDFGLKHINYAYQDKAGGIAEALGLTEEFVGGNRCVLVLGDNIVEDDISPFVRNFERQPRGARILLKEIPQREHLVHLGVPAFEDGRVIRIDEKPSEPQSPYAVTGVYMYDPSVFEIVERLAPSGRGELEITDVNNEYIRRGAMEYDLLKGFWGDAGESIDHYLTVINYVASHWPREAPAEGAS comes from the coding sequence ATGACCGAAGTCAAGGGTGTGGTCCTGGCGGGAGGGTCGGGCAGTCGCCTGTACCCACTCACGCGGATCACCAACAAGCACCTATTGCCGATCTACGACAAGCCGATGATCTTCTATCCCATCCAAACCCTTGTCCGCGCGGGGATTCGTGACATCATGGTGGTGACGGGTGGCAACAACGCCGGCGACTTCCTGCGGCTCCTGGGAAACGGGCGGGACTTCGGCCTGAAACACATCAACTACGCGTATCAGGACAAAGCGGGCGGGATCGCGGAAGCTCTTGGCCTTACCGAGGAGTTCGTGGGCGGCAACCGGTGCGTCCTGGTTCTCGGCGACAACATCGTCGAGGACGACATTTCGCCGTTCGTCCGAAATTTCGAGCGACAGCCTCGCGGGGCCAGGATCCTGTTGAAGGAGATTCCGCAGCGTGAGCACTTGGTACACCTTGGCGTTCCGGCATTCGAAGATGGCCGCGTGATTCGAATCGACGAGAAGCCCAGCGAGCCGCAGTCACCCTACGCGGTCACCGGCGTCTACATGTATGACCCGTCGGTGTTCGAGATCGTGGAGCGCCTGGCGCCGTCCGGGCGCGGAGAGCTGGAGATCACCGACGTCAACAACGAATACATCCGCCGCGGCGCCATGGAGTACGACCTGCTGAAGGGATTTTGGGGCGACGCGGGGGAGTCCATCGACCACTACCTCACGGTGATCAACTACGTCGCATCGCACTGGCCGCGCGAGGCACCGGCCGAGGGCGCCAGTTGA
- a CDS encoding CpsD/CapB family tyrosine-protein kinase codes for MNRFTRRREPRGVDELAMLAHPESAAAEAYRTLRANIQLGHAETGPQRVLFTSAGPEEGKSTTLANVGVAAAQAGSRVLLVDADLRRPRLHELFSLSNDVGVTTAVQSPTTAPSCVQQTRVAGLRVLTSGPTAPSPVELLSSASFEELLTTVAGGADLIMLDSPPAGTLADASVLARCVSGVILVLDARQTRRESAQLAKAQLERVQARILGVVLSNASVDSSAYRY; via the coding sequence ATGAATCGATTCACCCGACGCCGGGAGCCCCGAGGCGTCGACGAGCTGGCGATGCTGGCCCACCCGGAAAGCGCGGCCGCGGAGGCGTATCGAACACTGCGCGCCAACATCCAGCTCGGCCACGCCGAGACCGGCCCCCAGCGCGTTCTCTTCACCAGCGCCGGACCGGAGGAGGGAAAGTCCACGACCCTCGCGAATGTCGGCGTCGCCGCCGCGCAGGCGGGCTCCCGCGTCCTCCTCGTGGACGCCGACCTCCGCCGCCCGCGCCTCCACGAGCTCTTCAGCCTCTCGAACGATGTGGGCGTCACCACAGCCGTTCAGTCGCCGACGACCGCCCCCTCATGCGTGCAGCAGACCCGGGTGGCGGGCCTGCGTGTCCTCACCAGCGGCCCGACGGCCCCCAGTCCGGTAGAGCTGCTCAGCTCGGCGTCCTTCGAAGAGCTGCTCACAACCGTGGCGGGAGGGGCGGACCTGATCATGTTAGACTCACCCCCGGCAGGCACGCTCGCCGACGCGTCGGTGCTCGCGCGCTGCGTCTCCGGCGTCATCCTCGTGCTGGATGCGCGACAAACGCGCAGGGAAAGCGCGCAGCTTGCCAAGGCGCAGCTCGAACGGGTTCAAGCCAGAATCCTGGGCGTCGTCCTGAGCAATGCCTCGGTTGACTCGTCCGCGTACCGGTACTGA
- a CDS encoding glycosyltransferase translates to MSPLTQNGAPRPRVALVHDYLNQYGGAERVIEALHELFPEAPVFTSLYDPAAMPARYRTWDIRTSFLQRIPAARRFHRSLLLLYPMAFEAFDLRQFDVVISNSSAWAKSVITGPATTHICYCLTPMRWAWNYAEYVEREGLGKATRAVLPAAIHYLRLWDVATAKRVDRFVGISRAVVARIGKYYGRAADLIPPPVDVADAELSTSHSDQFLVVSRLIPYKRIDLAVAACSRLGLPLTVIGDGRDRARLEALAGDSVRFTGRMPDAEVRRAFAGCGAFVFPGEEDFGIAPVEAMAAGRPVVAFAGGGALDTVVEGLSGRFFREQTVESLCATLSEFDSNAFDPAAIRAHAMQFDKSAFQESIRRVVARATAEGGRIAAGEPSSV, encoded by the coding sequence AGCCCCTTGACCCAGAACGGCGCGCCCCGTCCCCGCGTGGCCCTCGTGCACGACTACCTCAACCAGTATGGCGGCGCCGAGCGCGTCATCGAGGCCCTTCACGAGCTTTTCCCCGAGGCGCCCGTGTTCACGTCCCTCTACGATCCCGCCGCCATGCCCGCGCGGTACCGGACGTGGGACATTCGCACGTCGTTTCTGCAGCGAATCCCCGCCGCGCGGCGGTTCCACCGATCGCTCCTTCTCCTGTATCCGATGGCGTTCGAGGCGTTCGATCTGCGCCAGTTCGACGTCGTCATCTCCAACAGCAGCGCCTGGGCCAAGAGCGTGATCACGGGGCCCGCCACGACGCACATCTGCTACTGCCTCACCCCCATGCGTTGGGCGTGGAACTACGCTGAGTACGTGGAACGGGAGGGGCTGGGTAAGGCGACGCGCGCCGTGCTCCCCGCGGCGATCCACTACCTCCGCCTCTGGGACGTTGCGACAGCGAAGCGGGTGGACCGCTTCGTCGGTATCTCTCGGGCCGTCGTCGCGCGCATCGGGAAGTACTATGGACGGGCGGCGGATCTCATTCCGCCCCCCGTGGACGTCGCGGACGCGGAGCTGAGCACCTCCCACTCCGACCAATTCCTCGTGGTATCTCGACTCATTCCCTATAAGCGCATCGATCTCGCCGTGGCGGCATGTTCGCGCCTGGGCCTTCCTCTCACGGTGATTGGCGATGGACGCGACCGGGCGCGACTCGAGGCGCTCGCCGGTGATTCCGTACGATTCACCGGGCGCATGCCGGATGCCGAGGTGCGTCGCGCATTTGCCGGATGCGGCGCGTTCGTCTTCCCGGGCGAGGAGGACTTCGGCATCGCGCCCGTCGAGGCGATGGCAGCGGGCCGGCCGGTCGTCGCCTTTGCCGGTGGCGGCGCGCTCGACACCGTAGTCGAAGGGCTCTCGGGGCGGTTCTTTCGGGAACAGACGGTGGAATCGCTGTGCGCGACGCTCTCCGAGTTCGACAGCAACGCTTTCGACCCGGCTGCGATTCGCGCCCACGCGATGCAGTTCGACAAGTCAGCCTTCCAGGAATCGATTCGTCGTGTGGTCGCGCGGGCGACCGCGGAGGGTGGGCGAATTGCCGCTGGCGAACCCTCGTCGGTATAG